In one Chryseobacterium camelliae genomic region, the following are encoded:
- a CDS encoding N-acetylmuramoyl-L-alanine amidase, giving the protein MRKTLYIIGLSFFVFSCTSQKSVKQNTSRTNKQVIQPKTTIAKANNEKQKPQITHDGGSEFFTTNIADATKNNNTISYGSIVSAKPAGYKVVKTYFPAVGQNFRQRYLILHYTALPDDKSITVLTQQEVSAHYLVNNTGDNEIYQLVDENKRAYHAGVSSWRSDKNLNDTSIGIEIVNAGFRADSTGSRVFAAFSDDQMKKVAALAKDIITRYQIPPTNVLSHSDIAPTRKQDPGPLFPWKKLYDEYQIGMWYDEATKQTFFEQAQLDFTTKYNEPSFIFLIQTTLQKFGYGVELNGAWDDTTKKTIEAFQYHFRPQKYDGVMDAETWAILQALNQKYPIK; this is encoded by the coding sequence ATGCGTAAGACATTATATATCATCGGCTTAAGTTTTTTTGTTTTTTCGTGCACTTCACAGAAAAGTGTTAAACAAAATACTTCTCGTACGAATAAACAGGTAATACAGCCCAAAACAACGATTGCAAAGGCCAATAATGAAAAGCAAAAGCCTCAGATTACCCATGATGGAGGCTCAGAGTTTTTTACGACAAATATTGCAGATGCAACCAAAAATAATAATACAATAAGCTACGGTTCTATTGTGTCGGCAAAACCGGCTGGATACAAAGTGGTAAAAACCTATTTTCCTGCTGTAGGACAGAATTTCAGACAGCGTTATTTAATTCTTCATTATACCGCTTTACCGGATGATAAATCGATCACAGTGCTTACACAGCAAGAAGTAAGTGCGCATTATCTTGTAAATAATACAGGAGATAACGAAATTTATCAACTGGTAGACGAAAATAAACGCGCTTATCATGCAGGCGTGAGCTCTTGGAGAAGTGATAAAAACCTTAATGATACTTCTATAGGCATAGAAATCGTGAACGCAGGCTTCAGAGCAGATTCAACGGGAAGTAGAGTATTTGCGGCTTTTAGTGATGATCAGATGAAAAAAGTAGCTGCATTGGCAAAAGATATTATTACAAGATATCAGATTCCACCAACGAATGTTTTGTCGCATTCGGATATTGCGCCGACCAGAAAACAAGATCCGGGGCCGCTGTTCCCATGGAAAAAGCTATATGACGAATATCAAATCGGAATGTGGTATGATGAAGCGACGAAACAGACTTTCTTTGAACAGGCGCAGCTGGATTTTACAACAAAATATAATGAGCCGTCTTTTATTTTCCTGATCCAGACCACTTTGCAGAAATTTGGGTACGGAGTTGAGCTGAACGGAGCTTGGGATGATACTACTAAAAAGACAATTGAAGCGTTTCAGTATCATTTCAGACCTCAGAAATATGATGGAGTAATGGATGCGGAAACCTGGGCAATTTTACAGGCTTTAAATCAAAAATATCCGATAAAATAA
- the aspA gene encoding aspartate ammonia-lyase yields the protein MENYRKESDLLGELNVPVDAYYGVQTQRAIENFKISGQLLSSYPEFIKGLAFVKKAAAKTNYELGLLDENLYFKIAETCDELVNGELHEQFPVDMIQGGAGTSVNMNANEVIANRVLEKLGKNKGEYEFCSPNDHINLSQSTNDAYPTAIKMGLLRMNDTLVSKLVKIVEAFREKGNEFQDVIKMGRTQLQDAVPMTLGQEFEAFAATLEEDISKLNNNANLFVEVNMGATAIGTGINAPLGYATLCAKNLAEIIGYPIVSAPNLVEATPDTGSYVIYSSAMKRLAVKLSKICNDLRLLSSGPRAGLFEINLPPMQPGSSIMPGKVNPVIPEVVNQVCYKVIGNDLTVTFAAEAGQLQLNVMEPVLSHAIMENIHFLCNALDTLREKCVVGITANKEVCLNMVKHSIGIVTALNPYIGYKQSTQIAKEALETGKSVYNLVLEKGVLSQEKLDEILDPKNMLKPHNK from the coding sequence ATGGAAAATTATAGAAAGGAGAGCGATCTGTTAGGTGAACTAAATGTACCTGTAGACGCTTATTATGGTGTACAGACTCAAAGAGCGATAGAGAATTTTAAGATTTCGGGACAGCTGTTGTCTTCATATCCTGAATTCATAAAAGGGTTGGCTTTTGTAAAAAAAGCAGCGGCTAAAACCAATTATGAACTGGGGCTTCTTGATGAAAATTTATATTTCAAAATTGCTGAAACTTGTGATGAACTTGTGAATGGAGAATTGCATGAGCAGTTTCCTGTAGATATGATTCAGGGAGGAGCAGGAACTTCAGTCAATATGAATGCGAATGAAGTGATTGCCAACAGAGTATTGGAAAAGCTTGGAAAAAATAAAGGAGAATATGAATTCTGTTCTCCAAACGATCATATTAACCTTTCTCAGTCTACCAACGATGCTTATCCTACGGCAATCAAAATGGGATTGCTGCGGATGAATGATACTTTGGTAAGCAAGCTTGTGAAAATCGTTGAAGCGTTCCGTGAAAAAGGAAATGAATTTCAGGATGTCATTAAAATGGGGCGAACTCAGCTTCAGGATGCGGTTCCTATGACTTTAGGACAGGAATTTGAGGCATTTGCTGCTACCCTGGAAGAAGATATCTCTAAACTGAATAATAACGCTAATTTATTCGTAGAAGTCAATATGGGGGCAACAGCCATCGGAACAGGAATCAATGCTCCGTTAGGCTATGCTACGCTTTGTGCTAAGAATCTTGCGGAAATTATCGGTTATCCTATCGTTTCTGCACCGAATTTGGTAGAAGCAACTCCGGATACAGGATCGTACGTAATTTACTCTTCGGCAATGAAACGTTTAGCAGTGAAATTATCTAAAATCTGTAACGATTTAAGACTGTTATCATCAGGACCGAGAGCAGGGCTTTTTGAAATTAATTTACCTCCGATGCAGCCCGGTTCATCCATTATGCCGGGGAAAGTAAACCCTGTAATTCCGGAAGTAGTAAACCAGGTGTGTTATAAAGTAATCGGGAACGATCTTACCGTTACCTTTGCAGCAGAAGCAGGCCAGTTACAGCTGAACGTGATGGAACCTGTACTTTCTCATGCCATCATGGAAAACATCCATTTCCTTTGCAATGCTTTAGATACGCTTCGTGAAAAATGCGTAGTAGGAATTACTGCCAATAAAGAAGTGTGCTTAAACATGGTGAAACACAGTATCGGTATTGTAACGGCGTTAAACCCTTACATCGGGTACAAGCAGTCGACCCAGATTGCCAAAGAAGCGTTGGAAACAGGAAAAAGCGTGTATAACTTGGTCTTGGAAAAAGGAGTGCTTTCCCAGGAAAAACTGGATGAAATTCTTGATCCGAAAAATATGCTGAAACCCCATAACAAATAA
- a CDS encoding glycosyltransferase family 2 protein: MKFLIIIPAHNEEAHLSFTLESLQHQRFKDFKVVVVNDGSIDATPEIIKRFTDADARFETINLQKSAHQPGSKVVAAFKNGLNTQNLNEFEIICKFDADIILPDHYLETVETAFQNHPEYGLVGGLLSVKKNGSWVYEGNSNKNHVRGPLKAYRKECFEEMGGMRETLGWDNIDAVLLENLGWKEVVLPELRVKLLKVKGSDYTIKPADYYGRYFYFLGLNRFLAYVASLKEAMKNKSLSFFLQIVKAYESCRSQKLELKISKDEQQVINNRRWNALKKKWLKI; this comes from the coding sequence TTGAAATTTTTAATCATAATTCCTGCGCATAATGAAGAGGCGCATTTGTCATTTACCTTAGAATCTTTACAGCATCAGCGTTTTAAAGACTTTAAAGTAGTGGTCGTTAATGACGGTTCTATCGATGCAACCCCTGAAATCATTAAAAGATTTACAGATGCGGATGCACGTTTTGAAACCATCAATCTTCAAAAATCTGCCCATCAACCCGGCTCAAAAGTAGTTGCTGCCTTTAAAAACGGTTTAAATACCCAAAATCTTAACGAATTTGAGATTATCTGTAAATTTGATGCAGATATCATTCTTCCTGATCATTATCTTGAAACCGTAGAAACCGCCTTTCAGAATCATCCTGAATATGGCTTGGTTGGAGGATTGCTTTCTGTAAAGAAAAACGGAAGTTGGGTATATGAAGGCAATTCAAATAAAAATCACGTTCGGGGGCCGTTGAAAGCGTACAGAAAAGAATGCTTTGAGGAAATGGGAGGAATGAGAGAAACCTTAGGTTGGGATAATATTGATGCTGTTTTACTCGAAAATTTAGGCTGGAAAGAAGTTGTTTTGCCTGAATTGCGGGTGAAATTATTAAAAGTAAAAGGAAGCGACTATACCATAAAACCGGCAGATTACTACGGAAGATACTTTTATTTCTTAGGATTAAACCGTTTTCTGGCATATGTAGCATCGTTAAAAGAAGCGATGAAGAATAAATCGTTGTCCTTTTTCTTACAAATTGTTAAAGCGTATGAAAGCTGTCGCTCACAAAAATTAGAATTGAAAATATCGAAAGACGAACAGCAGGTCATCAACAATCGGCGTTGGAATGCTTTGAAAAAGAAATGGTTGAAAATTTGA
- a CDS encoding lipopolysaccharide biosynthesis protein — translation MSLVARQGFKYSIIGYIGFLLGTVSAIFIFPNDFEFYGKLRYSMQTAEMLVPFVVFGISYANVKFFHALQKDGKTQNMLSLSLISILINFLLFSIIFFALPYFYPKFVHSEAWKIKKIILPLILVLSLCAIFNKYISNFKRIVVSNVFDNLFPKIANLGAFCLFFYFSLSQNIALAFFFGIFALMLFGYIYYTNKLEAINFDVSTDYFKKDGFWKEFLNYSFFGFLGTFGNYLAINSFMIGEFMGMEENGIYSVLYALISLISIPQLGLFNISAPIISQHLADGDMEGLDRFHKKTSLTLYFLGAVLFSCIMVGFPYLTQFMPKNGVMLRIYEPVIWIWGSAVLIDLATGFNGNIISLSKYYRFNILVMLLLAGLTIGLNLYFIKNTELKLVGIALSTAISLTTYNLVKIIFNYIVFKVSPLTIEMIFVSIICTLAITVAIVLPNFDNNFINLMYKPAVVLVLIFIGNYFTKVFPIEDYLNKNFIKSIFKFK, via the coding sequence ATGAGTTTAGTAGCAAGACAAGGCTTCAAATATTCCATTATCGGGTATATTGGTTTTTTACTGGGCACAGTTTCGGCAATTTTTATTTTCCCGAATGATTTTGAATTTTACGGAAAGCTTCGCTACAGTATGCAAACAGCAGAAATGCTTGTTCCATTTGTTGTTTTCGGGATTTCTTATGCCAATGTGAAGTTTTTTCATGCTTTACAGAAAGACGGCAAAACACAGAACATGCTTTCATTGTCACTGATCAGCATTTTAATTAATTTCCTTCTATTTTCTATTATCTTTTTTGCGCTTCCCTATTTTTATCCGAAATTCGTCCATTCGGAAGCCTGGAAAATCAAAAAAATTATTTTACCCTTAATTTTAGTTTTATCACTTTGTGCAATTTTCAATAAATACATTTCCAATTTCAAAAGAATCGTAGTTTCCAATGTTTTTGATAATCTTTTTCCTAAAATTGCCAATCTGGGTGCATTTTGTCTTTTCTTTTATTTTTCTCTGTCACAAAACATTGCATTGGCATTCTTCTTTGGAATATTTGCCTTAATGCTATTCGGATATATTTATTATACCAATAAGCTGGAAGCAATAAACTTCGATGTAAGTACCGACTATTTCAAAAAAGACGGTTTTTGGAAAGAATTTTTGAATTACAGTTTCTTTGGGTTTTTAGGAACTTTTGGAAATTATCTTGCCATCAACAGCTTTATGATCGGTGAATTTATGGGAATGGAAGAAAACGGAATCTATTCTGTTCTGTATGCCTTAATTTCCCTGATCTCAATTCCGCAACTGGGATTATTTAATATTTCCGCTCCTATTATCAGTCAGCATCTCGCCGATGGCGATATGGAAGGACTCGACAGATTCCACAAAAAAACATCACTCACTTTATATTTTTTAGGAGCTGTTCTGTTTTCATGCATTATGGTCGGTTTTCCTTACCTGACTCAGTTTATGCCTAAAAACGGAGTGATGCTGAGAATATACGAACCTGTAATCTGGATTTGGGGCTCTGCTGTTCTGATTGATCTGGCAACGGGATTCAACGGGAATATCATTTCTCTTTCAAAATATTACCGTTTCAATATTTTAGTAATGCTTCTATTAGCAGGTTTAACCATCGGACTGAATCTTTATTTCATTAAAAACACAGAGCTTAAACTTGTCGGGATCGCTTTATCCACAGCAATTTCTTTGACAACATACAATCTGGTAAAAATTATTTTCAACTATATTGTTTTCAAAGTTTCTCCGTTGACGATAGAAATGATTTTTGTTTCCATCATCTGTACTTTAGCGATTACGGTAGCTATTGTTTTGCCTAATTTTGACAATAACTTCATCAATCTGATGTATAAGCCTGCTGTTGTTTTGGTCTTGATTTTTATCGGAAATTACTTCACAAAGGTTTTCCCGATTGAGGATTATTTGAATAAGAATTTTATCAAAAGTATCTTTAAGTTCAAATAG
- a CDS encoding FkbM family methyltransferase, which yields MSLYQRIAEKLQYISPSFYKRRYFKSLYKLSKENFSTRNVEPELVWIKEYLQDNAVIFDIGANVGTFLYQLEDKLKPQNIYGFEPNKKLFHRLKRLFPNMNVHSLALSDENTTAEFKVPIINGKMIASRGTLNTSYKEKGEEKSYTEKVEVIKLDDWAKKQAISKLDFIKIDVEGNEMKTLNGAKETIQKFQPTLMVEMEQRHHDTPIWNEISEVASWGFDVKYLNRKNFELEKLTEEILLKNINDEKNKTEYINNIIFTPKIQ from the coding sequence ATGTCTTTATACCAAAGGATTGCAGAAAAACTTCAATATATAAGTCCGAGTTTTTACAAAAGAAGATACTTTAAAAGCTTATACAAGCTTAGCAAAGAAAATTTTTCTACACGCAATGTAGAACCCGAGCTGGTTTGGATTAAAGAATACCTTCAGGACAATGCAGTCATTTTTGACATTGGAGCGAACGTAGGAACGTTTTTATATCAGCTGGAAGACAAATTGAAACCCCAGAATATTTATGGTTTCGAACCCAATAAAAAACTGTTTCACAGGCTAAAAAGATTGTTTCCTAACATGAATGTTCATTCTTTAGCCCTTTCTGACGAAAATACGACTGCAGAATTTAAGGTTCCGATTATTAACGGAAAAATGATTGCTTCGCGAGGAACGCTCAATACTTCATACAAAGAAAAAGGTGAAGAAAAAAGCTATACCGAAAAAGTGGAAGTAATAAAGCTCGATGACTGGGCAAAAAAACAAGCCATCAGTAAACTGGACTTTATAAAAATAGATGTTGAGGGCAATGAAATGAAAACCCTGAACGGTGCTAAAGAAACGATACAGAAATTTCAGCCTACTTTGATGGTAGAAATGGAACAAAGACATCATGATACGCCCATTTGGAACGAAATTTCCGAAGTAGCTTCCTGGGGATTTGACGTAAAATACCTGAACAGAAAAAACTTTGAGCTGGAAAAATTAACGGAAGAGATTCTGCTAAAAAACATTAATGACGAAAAAAACAAAACCGAATACATCAATAACATTATTTTCACCCCTAAAATCCAATAA
- a CDS encoding DUF2461 domain-containing protein, whose protein sequence is MPAAISSKTLNFLQKLGENNNREWFTENKALYTESQQNLIAFIEKLLQEMSGFDPELSKIDAKKSLFRIYRDTRFSKDKSPYKTNFGASLGMGKGSQKGGYYFHLEPGKSFIAGGIYMPDSAVLKELRKEISLYGNEFLNILNNKDFKKHFPELDQDDKLKKVPQGFEKEDPMAEFLKLKNFIVVYSLKDEEILDKDAVKKLAKIFRLMKPLNDFLNAPFL, encoded by the coding sequence ATGCCTGCTGCAATTTCTTCAAAAACACTGAATTTTCTACAAAAACTGGGAGAAAACAACAATCGGGAATGGTTTACGGAAAATAAAGCCCTTTACACGGAATCTCAGCAAAATCTTATTGCTTTCATTGAAAAGCTTCTTCAGGAAATGTCAGGTTTTGATCCTGAACTTTCAAAAATAGATGCTAAAAAATCTTTATTCAGAATTTACAGAGACACAAGATTTTCTAAAGACAAGTCGCCTTACAAAACCAATTTCGGAGCTTCTTTGGGAATGGGAAAAGGAAGTCAGAAAGGCGGTTACTATTTTCATTTAGAACCCGGAAAATCTTTCATAGCCGGAGGAATTTACATGCCTGATTCCGCTGTTTTAAAGGAGCTTCGAAAGGAAATTTCGCTCTATGGAAATGAATTTCTGAATATTTTAAACAACAAAGATTTTAAAAAACATTTCCCTGAACTGGATCAGGATGATAAACTGAAAAAAGTTCCGCAGGGTTTTGAAAAGGAAGATCCGATGGCAGAATTTTTAAAACTAAAAAATTTCATCGTCGTATATTCTCTGAAAGACGAAGAAATTCTGGATAAAGATGCTGTAAAAAAACTGGCAAAAATATTCAGACTGATGAAACCTCTGAATGATTTCTTAAATGCGCCTTTTTTATAG
- a CDS encoding DEAD/DEAH box helicase gives MNLFTETNLSPDILKAIGELGYESPTEIQKQTIPFILSDIRDLIALAQTGTGKTAAFSLPILDMIDETSRKIQLLVLCPTRELCLQITKDIKNYSKYMRDIKTTAVYGGSSIMEQIRSLKDKPQIIVGTPGRVIDLINRKALDFSAIHWLVLDEADEMLSMGFKDELETILSETPETKQTFLFSATMSKEVERISKNYLTKPHRISVGSINEVKKNIKHEYYVTGYRQKKEALKRLIDSNPNQYSIIFCRTRMETQEVADFLMQNGYAADALHGDLSQAQRDTVMKKFRLKNIDILVATDVAARGLDVNSLTHVIHYSLPDDPEVFVHRSGRTGRAGKDGISIALIKPEESRKLKQIKSVTKIEINEAKIPTGEDIVKAQVGGVFESLFEVHEDFFEFDDALIPDLSAFTKEELVHKLLQFQLKDIALYYKDRHDLMEQKLSSRDDDGGSRRDRRDRDRGRDRDRGDRNERSGDRRERGGKPRRKNDDMVRFFFNLGKKDQLKKLDVLDIINKATSNGKSKKRAEIGDIEILEKFSFFEVEKSFKGDLLSNISNMKFRGKDMRAEEAN, from the coding sequence ATGAATTTATTTACGGAAACCAATTTAAGTCCTGACATTCTTAAGGCAATTGGCGAACTGGGTTACGAAAGCCCGACAGAAATCCAAAAACAGACTATCCCTTTTATTCTTTCAGATATTCGCGACTTGATCGCACTTGCGCAGACAGGGACAGGCAAAACAGCAGCGTTTTCGCTTCCGATTTTGGATATGATTGACGAAACGAGTCGCAAAATCCAATTATTGGTGCTTTGTCCGACACGAGAATTATGTCTTCAGATTACTAAAGACATAAAAAACTATTCTAAATACATGAGAGACATCAAAACTACAGCAGTGTATGGTGGAAGCAGTATTATGGAGCAAATCAGATCTTTGAAGGATAAACCGCAAATTATTGTGGGAACTCCGGGTAGAGTTATTGATTTAATTAATAGAAAAGCGCTTGACTTTTCGGCTATTCATTGGTTGGTTTTAGACGAAGCTGATGAAATGCTTTCAATGGGTTTCAAAGACGAATTGGAAACAATTTTGAGCGAGACTCCTGAAACGAAACAGACTTTCTTATTCTCGGCGACGATGAGTAAAGAAGTGGAAAGAATTTCTAAGAATTATCTGACAAAACCACACAGAATTTCTGTAGGTTCTATTAACGAGGTTAAGAAGAACATTAAGCATGAATATTATGTGACCGGTTACCGTCAGAAAAAAGAGGCTTTGAAGAGATTGATCGATTCAAACCCGAATCAGTATTCAATCATTTTCTGCAGAACGAGAATGGAAACTCAGGAAGTTGCCGATTTCCTGATGCAGAACGGTTATGCAGCAGATGCGCTTCATGGTGATCTTTCTCAGGCTCAGAGAGATACGGTAATGAAGAAGTTCAGATTGAAAAACATTGATATCCTGGTAGCGACAGACGTTGCAGCAAGAGGACTGGATGTAAACTCTCTGACTCACGTTATCCATTATTCTTTACCTGATGATCCGGAAGTATTCGTTCACAGAAGTGGTAGAACGGGTAGAGCAGGAAAAGACGGGATTTCAATCGCTTTGATCAAGCCTGAAGAAAGCAGAAAACTTAAACAGATAAAATCAGTTACTAAAATTGAGATTAACGAAGCTAAAATTCCGACAGGAGAAGATATCGTTAAAGCTCAGGTAGGAGGGGTTTTTGAAAGTCTTTTTGAGGTACACGAAGATTTCTTTGAATTTGATGATGCTTTAATTCCTGATTTATCAGCGTTTACAAAAGAAGAATTGGTTCACAAATTACTTCAGTTCCAATTGAAAGATATTGCTCTTTATTACAAAGACAGACATGATCTTATGGAGCAGAAACTAAGCAGCAGAGATGATGACGGTGGATCAAGAAGAGACAGAAGAGATCGTGACAGAGGAAGAGATCGCGACAGAGGAGACAGAAACGAAAGAAGCGGAGACAGAAGAGAACGTGGCGGAAAACCTAGAAGAAAGAATGATGATATGGTAAGATTCTTCTTTAATCTTGGTAAAAAAGATCAATTGAAGAAGCTTGACGTTCTGGATATTATCAACAAAGCTACTTCAAACGGAAAAAGCAAAAAAAGAGCTGAAATTGGAGATATTGAAATTTTAGAGAAATTCTCTTTCTTTGAAGTTGAAAAATCGTTCAAGGGAGATCTTTTGAGTAATATTTCAAACATGAAGTTCAGAGGTAAAGATATGAGAGCTGAAGAGGCTAACTAA
- a CDS encoding DUF47 domain-containing protein, whose protein sequence is MGIGNIFHAFQPKDKIFFVLFEKVTENLVAMSEEFNHGIKDFDLNDDSMLKKMSDYEHKNDELTHEIFVELGKNFITPFDREDIHTLATGLDDIADYIYASTKYIFLYKSPEMKAYSDFSLLIHKACLEIQNAMKNLKGFKNMEQVKEACIKVNSIENIADDLLSNSMVELFETNDAINIIKVSSVLNYLEVVTDKAEDVANTIENIMIKYA, encoded by the coding sequence ATGGGAATTGGTAATATTTTCCACGCTTTTCAACCAAAAGATAAAATCTTCTTTGTGCTTTTTGAAAAAGTAACTGAAAACCTGGTAGCAATGTCTGAGGAATTCAACCACGGAATCAAAGACTTCGATCTTAACGATGATTCTATGTTGAAAAAGATGAGCGATTATGAACACAAAAATGATGAGCTTACTCATGAGATCTTCGTAGAATTAGGGAAAAACTTCATTACTCCGTTCGATAGAGAAGATATCCACACATTAGCAACAGGATTAGACGATATCGCAGATTATATCTACGCTTCTACAAAATATATTTTCCTATACAAGTCGCCTGAAATGAAGGCGTATTCAGATTTCTCTTTATTGATTCATAAAGCATGTCTTGAGATTCAGAATGCGATGAAAAACCTTAAAGGGTTCAAAAATATGGAGCAGGTAAAAGAAGCTTGTATTAAAGTAAACTCTATTGAAAACATTGCAGACGATTTGTTGTCAAATTCTATGGTAGAATTGTTCGAAACAAACGACGCGATCAATATTATCAAAGTTTCATCTGTCCTTAATTATCTTGAAGTAGTAACTGACAAAGCAGAAGATGTTGCCAACACGATTGAGAACATCATGATTAAATACGCTTAA
- a CDS encoding inorganic phosphate transporter — MEFPILLIVIIALALIFDYINGFHDAANSIATIVSTKVLTPFQAVLWAALWNFAAFFIAAYIIGEFKIGNTIAKTVNENFITLEVIFSGLVAAIAWNLLTWWFGIPSSSSHTLIGGFLGAALMHAFMMDYHAVAAAQPDLGVWETIKEAFSQVTHQSVVKFDKVIPIFLFIFMAPILGMIISIIITLIIVHLYKRSNPHKADKSFKRLQLASSALFSLGHGLNDAQKVMGIIGAAVIYYHVNMLQDAQYLNIASVDRFDYFASHYIWVPLVSFIAIALGTMSGGWKIIKTMGTKITKVTSLEGVSAETAGAITLFITDHFGIPVSTTHTITGSIIGVGLTKRISAVRWGITVSLLWAWVLTIPISAIVAGITYLVVTFLT, encoded by the coding sequence ATGGAATTTCCGATTTTACTTATAGTTATTATTGCCTTGGCTTTAATCTTCGATTACATCAATGGTTTCCATGATGCTGCCAATTCAATTGCGACTATTGTTTCTACAAAAGTTTTAACTCCGTTCCAGGCTGTACTTTGGGCAGCACTTTGGAATTTCGCCGCTTTCTTTATTGCGGCTTATATTATCGGAGAATTTAAAATTGGTAATACAATTGCCAAGACCGTAAACGAGAATTTTATCACCCTTGAAGTTATATTTTCCGGACTTGTAGCAGCCATCGCCTGGAACCTTCTGACGTGGTGGTTTGGTATTCCTTCCTCTTCTTCACATACCTTGATCGGAGGATTTTTGGGAGCTGCTTTAATGCACGCTTTTATGATGGATTATCATGCAGTTGCCGCAGCACAACCGGATCTAGGTGTTTGGGAAACCATTAAAGAAGCTTTCAGTCAGGTTACCCATCAAAGTGTGGTTAAATTTGATAAAGTAATTCCTATTTTCCTGTTTATTTTCATGGCTCCGATTCTAGGGATGATTATTTCAATTATTATCACTTTAATTATTGTTCATCTTTATAAAAGATCAAACCCACATAAAGCTGATAAATCTTTCAAAAGATTACAATTGGCATCTTCGGCTTTGTTTAGTTTAGGACATGGTTTGAATGATGCTCAGAAAGTAATGGGTATTATTGGAGCAGCTGTGATTTATTATCATGTGAATATGCTTCAGGATGCACAATATTTGAATATTGCTTCAGTAGACCGTTTCGATTATTTTGCTTCTCATTATATCTGGGTTCCGTTGGTTTCGTTCATCGCAATCGCTTTAGGAACGATGAGTGGAGGTTGGAAGATCATTAAAACAATGGGAACTAAAATTACAAAAGTAACTTCACTGGAAGGAGTAAGTGCTGAAACTGCGGGGGCAATTACATTGTTCATTACAGATCACTTTGGTATTCCTGTTTCTACAACACACACGATTACTGGTTCTATCATCGGGGTTGGATTAACAAAAAGAATTTCTGCCGTAAGATGGGGGATTACCGTAAGCCTTCTTTGGGCCTGGGTGTTAACTATTCCGATTTCAGCAATTGTTGCAGGGATAACTTATCTTGTAGTGACATTTTTGACTTAA